The Alicyclobacillus macrosporangiidus CPP55 genome segment CCCGCCTCCCGGCAGATCACGGTCGACTTCTGCCGCACGACCGGATTCCCGTCTTCGTCCTGCGCCTCCATCTCGAACACCAGAAACACCATCCGACCGAGCCTTCCTTCCTTTTCAAACACATCGGCCAACCGGGTGTGGCAGTACAACACATCCCCGGAATAGATGGGTCGGAAGTATTCAAACTCCTGGCCAGCGTGGATCAGGCCCGCCCGGGGCAGCTCCAGCCCGGGCACTCGACCGTAATCAAAAGTGCGGGAAAAGGTCGGTGGCGCCAGCAGCCGCCCGCCTCCCGCAGCCTCGTCCCGGTACAGCGGGTTCGGGTCCCCGATGGCCGCCGCGAACTTGCGAATGGCCCCTTTTTCGACCTCGTTCTTCACCGGTTCGGACGCGCGCCCGATGCATGCGCGGAATGACTCAATGGACACGACGCTCCCCTCCCGTTGAACCGGCCGGTTGGTTGGCTTACGACGTCAACCGGCCTTGCTCATACCACGTGCGCAGCTCTCGCTTGTAGAACTTGCCGACACTCGTCTTCGGGATCTCGTCGATGAACACGAAATCGTCCGGGATCCACCACTTCGCCACCTTGTCCTCAAGGAACCGCCGCAGGTCCTCCTTGGTCACCTTCCCGCGCGCCGAGGGCTTGAGCACCACGCACGCCAAGGGGCGCTCCTGCCACTTCTCACTGGCGATCCCGATGACCGCCGCCTCCGCGACATCCGGGTGCGCCATGATGGCGTTTTCGAGATCGACCGAAGAGATCCACTCTCCGCCGCTCTTGATGAGGTCTTTCGTCCGGTCCACTACCTGCAGGTAGCCGTCCTCGTCCACCGTCACCACGTCACCGGTGCGGAACCACCCGTCGACGAAGGCCTCCCGAGATTTCTCTGGCGCATTGTAATACTCGTCGATGATCCAGGGCCCGCGCAGCAACAGCTCGCCCATCGTCTTCCCGTCGTGAGGCACCTCACGGCCCTCCGCATCCACCACCCGCATCTCCAGGCACGGCAGCAGCAGTCCCGTCTTCGTCCGCAGTCTGTACAGTTCCGGACCGGTGAGATTGCGATGCTTGGCCTTCAGCGGATTGATGAACGTGACCGGGGTCGTCTCCGTCTGGCCGTACCCCTGGTGCAGCCGCACCCCGAGCTTCTCCTGGAACTGCTGGGTCAACGCCGCCGGCAGCGCTGCGCCTCCCGACATGAAGTAACGCACGTGGCTGAAGTCGTACTTGCCGGGATTCGCAAGCACGTGCTGCAGGACCCCCATCCAGATGGTCGGCACGCCCGCGCTGAAGGTGACCTTCTCCTCCTGGATCAGATCGCACAGCACCTCAGGCGTCGGCCGCGCTCCGGGGTAGACCTGCTTGCAGCCCGCCCACGTGTCGGTGTACGGACGGCCCCAGGCGTTCACGTGGAACATCGGCACAATCGGCATGGTGACGTCGTCCTCGTCGACCCCGAGTTCGCCGGTCAGGCACGTCAGACAGTGCAGGAACAGGCCGCGGTGCGAATACACGACACCTTTCGGATCGCCCGTCGTCGCCGACGTGTACGCCATGATGGCGGGGCTGCGCTCGTCGAACTCGGGAAACTCGTAATCCGGGCTGTGCTGGGCAAGCAGGTCTTCGTAAAGGATGGCGCCCGGCAGGGGCACGTCCGGCAGCTCACGTTTGTCGGTCATGATCACGTACTGCTGGACGGTCTTCAGCTCTGGCGCCAACGACGCAATCAGCGGCACCAGGTCCTCGTCGACGAACATCACCTTGTCCTCGGCGTGGTTGACCGTGTAGACGATCTGCTCCCGGAAGAGCCGGATGTTCACGGTGTGCAGCACGCGCTGGGAACACGGGACCGCATAGTACAGCTCCAGGTGGCGGTGGTTGTTCCACGCGAAAGACGCCACCCGCTCGCCCGGCGCCACCCCGAGACTCGCCAATGCGTTGGCAAGGCGGCGCACGCGCTGGTCCAGATCCCGGTAGGTGTACCGGTGCATCCCGGAGAAGTCGCGCGAGACAATCTCCTGATCGGGAAACACCGTCACCGCCCGGTACAGGA includes the following:
- a CDS encoding MaoC family dehydratase N-terminal domain-containing protein, which gives rise to MSIESFRACIGRASEPVKNEVEKGAIRKFAAAIGDPNPLYRDEAAGGGRLLAPPTFSRTFDYGRVPGLELPRAGLIHAGQEFEYFRPIYSGDVLYCHTRLADVFEKEGRLGRMVFLVFEMEAQDEDGNPVVRQKSTVICREAGD
- a CDS encoding long-chain fatty acid--CoA ligase, giving the protein MMDYPLLLKTVLYRAVTVFPDQEIVSRDFSGMHRYTYRDLDQRVRRLANALASLGVAPGERVASFAWNNHRHLELYYAVPCSQRVLHTVNIRLFREQIVYTVNHAEDKVMFVDEDLVPLIASLAPELKTVQQYVIMTDKRELPDVPLPGAILYEDLLAQHSPDYEFPEFDERSPAIMAYTSATTGDPKGVVYSHRGLFLHCLTCLTGELGVDEDDVTMPIVPMFHVNAWGRPYTDTWAGCKQVYPGARPTPEVLCDLIQEEKVTFSAGVPTIWMGVLQHVLANPGKYDFSHVRYFMSGGAALPAALTQQFQEKLGVRLHQGYGQTETTPVTFINPLKAKHRNLTGPELYRLRTKTGLLLPCLEMRVVDAEGREVPHDGKTMGELLLRGPWIIDEYYNAPEKSREAFVDGWFRTGDVVTVDEDGYLQVVDRTKDLIKSGGEWISSVDLENAIMAHPDVAEAAVIGIASEKWQERPLACVVLKPSARGKVTKEDLRRFLEDKVAKWWIPDDFVFIDEIPKTSVGKFYKRELRTWYEQGRLTS